The following proteins come from a genomic window of Pseudomonas sp. J452:
- the tkt gene encoding transketolase — protein sequence MSSRRERANAIRALSMDAVQKANSGHPGAPMGMADIAEVLWRDYLQHNPSNPNWADRDRFVLSNGHGSMLIYSLLHLTGYDLGIDDLKQFRQLHSRTPGHPEYGYTPGVETTTGPLGQGIANAVGFAIAEKVLGAQFNRDGHNVVDHFTYAFLGDGCMMEGISHEVCSLAGTLGLGKLVAFYDDNGISIDGEVHGWFTDDTPARFEAYGWQVIRNVDGHDADEIKIAIETARKSSDRPTLICCKTIIGFGSPNKQGKEECHGAALGNDEIALTRAALGWNHGPFEIPSEIYAEWDAKEAGAAREAAWNDKFAAYAAAYPELAAELKRRLAGELPADFAEKSAAYVQEVAAKGETIASRKASQNALNAFGPLLPEFLGGSADLAGSNLTLWKGCKGVEAADASGNYLFYGVREFGMSAIMNGIALHGGFIPYGATFLIFMEYARNAVRMASLMKQRVLFVFTHDSIGLGEDGPTHQPIEQLASLRGTPNLDTWRPADAVESAVAWKYAIERADGPSALIFSRQNLPHQTRDAQQLADVARGAYVLKDCAGEPELILIATGSEVGLAVQAFDQLSEQGKKVRVVSMPSTSVFDQQDAAYKQAVLPLQVGARIAIEASHADYWYKYVGLEGRIIGMTTFGESAPAPALFEEFGFTVENLLETAAELLDA from the coding sequence ATGTCCAGCCGTCGTGAGCGTGCCAATGCCATTCGTGCCCTCAGCATGGATGCTGTGCAGAAAGCCAACAGCGGCCACCCCGGTGCCCCCATGGGCATGGCGGACATCGCCGAAGTGCTGTGGCGCGACTATCTGCAGCACAACCCGAGCAACCCGAACTGGGCCGACCGCGACCGCTTCGTGCTGTCCAACGGCCACGGCTCGATGCTGATCTACTCGCTGCTGCACCTGACCGGCTACGACCTGGGCATCGACGATCTCAAGCAGTTCCGCCAGCTGCACAGCCGCACCCCGGGCCACCCGGAATACGGCTACACCCCGGGCGTCGAGACCACCACTGGCCCGCTGGGCCAGGGCATCGCCAACGCCGTTGGCTTCGCCATCGCCGAAAAAGTGCTGGGCGCGCAGTTCAACCGCGACGGCCATAACGTGGTCGATCACTTCACCTACGCCTTCCTCGGCGACGGCTGCATGATGGAAGGCATCAGCCACGAAGTCTGCTCGCTGGCCGGCACCCTGGGCCTGGGCAAGCTGGTCGCCTTCTACGACGACAACGGCATTTCCATCGACGGCGAAGTCCACGGCTGGTTCACCGACGACACCCCGGCTCGCTTCGAAGCCTACGGCTGGCAGGTGATCCGCAATGTCGACGGCCACGATGCCGACGAGATCAAGATCGCCATCGAGACCGCGCGCAAGTCCAGCGACCGTCCGACCCTGATCTGCTGCAAGACCATCATCGGCTTCGGTTCGCCGAACAAGCAGGGCAAGGAAGAGTGCCACGGAGCCGCGCTGGGCAACGATGAAATCGCCCTGACCCGCGCCGCCCTGGGCTGGAACCATGGCCCGTTTGAGATCCCTTCGGAAATCTACGCCGAGTGGGACGCCAAGGAAGCTGGCGCCGCCCGTGAAGCCGCCTGGAACGACAAGTTCGCCGCCTACGCCGCTGCCTACCCTGAGCTGGCCGCCGAACTCAAACGCCGCCTGGCTGGCGAGCTGCCGGCCGACTTCGCCGAGAAGTCCGCTGCCTATGTGCAGGAAGTGGCCGCCAAGGGCGAGACCATCGCCAGCCGCAAGGCCAGCCAGAACGCGCTGAACGCCTTTGGCCCGCTGTTGCCGGAATTCCTCGGTGGTTCCGCCGACCTGGCCGGCTCCAACCTGACCCTGTGGAAAGGCTGCAAAGGTGTCGAGGCCGCTGACGCGTCCGGCAACTACCTGTTCTATGGCGTGCGCGAGTTCGGCATGAGCGCGATCATGAACGGCATCGCCCTGCACGGTGGTTTCATCCCCTACGGCGCGACCTTCCTGATCTTCATGGAATACGCGCGCAACGCCGTGCGCATGGCTTCGCTGATGAAGCAGCGCGTGCTGTTCGTGTTCACCCACGACTCCATCGGTCTGGGCGAAGACGGCCCGACCCACCAGCCGATCGAGCAGCTGGCCAGCCTGCGTGGCACGCCGAACCTGGACACCTGGCGTCCGGCCGATGCGGTGGAATCCGCGGTGGCCTGGAAATACGCTATCGAGCGTGCCGACGGCCCGTCCGCGCTGATCTTCAGCCGGCAGAACCTGCCGCACCAGACGCGCGACGCCCAGCAGCTGGCCGACGTGGCCCGTGGTGCCTACGTACTCAAGGACTGCGCCGGCGAGCCGGAGCTGATCCTGATCGCCACCGGTTCGGAAGTCGGCCTGGCCGTGCAGGCCTTTGACCAGCTGAGCGAGCAGGGCAAGAAGGTGCGCGTCGTGTCCATGCCGTCGACCAGCGTGTTCGACCAGCAGGACGCCGCCTACAAGCAGGCCGTGCTGCCGCTGCAGGTCGGCGCGCGCATCGCCATCGAGGCCTCCCATGCGGACTACTGGTACAAGTACGTCGGCCTGGAAGGGCGCATCATCGGCATGACCACCTTCGGTGAGTCCGCCCCGGCGCCGGCGCTGTTCGAGGAGTTCGGCTTCACGGTCGAGAATCTCCTGGAAACCGCCGCCGAACTGCTGGACGCCTGA
- the epd gene encoding erythrose-4-phosphate dehydrogenase yields MPNANRTYKVALNGYGRIGRCVLRALHERGAAAGFEIVALNDLADQASIEYLTRFDSTHGRFPGEVKVDGDCLHINGNCVKVLRQATPEAIDWAALDIDLVLECSGVYHSRADAERFLAAGAPRVLFSQPMASEADIDATVVFGVNQACLSGAEKLVSNASCTTNCGVPLLKLLNETVGIEYVSITTIHSAMNDQPVIDAYHHEDLRRTRSAFQSVIPVSTGLARGIERLLPELTGRIQAKAIRVPTVNVSCLDITLQTARDTSAEEINRVLREAASSGPLQGLLAYTELPHASCDFNHDAHSAIVDGSQTRVSGPRLVNLLAWFDNEWGFANRMLDVAQHFLDVSACSTEQKATNQPLVKD; encoded by the coding sequence ATGCCCAACGCCAATCGCACCTACAAAGTCGCCCTCAACGGCTACGGCCGTATCGGTCGTTGCGTGCTGCGCGCCTTGCACGAGCGCGGTGCCGCGGCCGGTTTCGAGATCGTTGCGCTGAACGACCTAGCCGACCAGGCCAGCATCGAATACCTGACCCGCTTCGACTCCACCCACGGCCGCTTCCCCGGCGAGGTGAAGGTCGACGGCGACTGCCTGCATATCAATGGCAACTGCGTGAAGGTGCTGCGCCAGGCCACGCCCGAGGCCATCGACTGGGCCGCACTGGATATCGACCTGGTGCTGGAATGCTCCGGCGTCTACCACAGCCGCGCCGATGCCGAGCGCTTCCTGGCGGCCGGCGCGCCACGCGTGCTGTTCTCCCAGCCGATGGCCAGCGAAGCGGATATCGACGCCACCGTGGTGTTCGGCGTCAATCAGGCCTGCCTGAGCGGTGCCGAGAAGCTGGTGTCGAACGCTTCCTGCACCACCAACTGCGGGGTGCCGCTGCTCAAGCTGCTGAATGAGACGGTGGGGATCGAGTACGTTTCCATCACCACCATCCACTCGGCGATGAACGACCAGCCAGTGATCGACGCCTACCACCACGAAGACCTGCGCCGCACGCGCTCGGCCTTCCAGTCGGTGATCCCGGTATCCACCGGCCTGGCCCGCGGTATCGAGCGCCTGCTGCCGGAACTGACCGGGCGCATCCAGGCCAAGGCCATCCGCGTGCCGACGGTCAACGTGTCCTGCCTGGATATCACCCTGCAGACCGCTCGCGACACCAGTGCCGAAGAGATCAACCGGGTGCTGCGCGAGGCCGCCAGCAGCGGCCCGCTGCAGGGCCTGCTGGCCTACACCGAGCTGCCCCACGCCAGCTGCGACTTCAACCACGACGCCCATTCGGCGATTGTCGATGGCAGCCAGACCCGCGTATCCGGCCCGCGCCTGGTGAACCTGTTGGCCTGGTTCGACAACGAGTGGGGGTTTGCCAACCGCATGCTCGACGTTGCCCAACATTTTCTCGATGTTTCTGCCTGTTCCACCGAACAGAAAGCCACTAACCAGCCCCTTGTGAAGGACTGA
- a CDS encoding phosphoglycerate kinase, whose protein sequence is MTVLKMTDLDLAGKRVLIREDLNVPVKDGVVKSDARILASLPTIKLALEKGAAVMVCSHLGRPTEGEFSAENSLAPVAAYLSKALGRDVPLVADYLGGVDVQPGQVVLFENVRFNKGEKKNADELAQQYAALCDVFVMDAFGTAHRAEGSTHGVAKFAKVAAAGPLLAAELDALGKALGNPAKPMAAIVAGSKVSTKLDVLNSLSQICDQLIVGGGIANTFLAAAGFPVGKSLYEADLIDTAKAIAAKVSVPLPVDVVVAKAFAEDAEATVKLVADVAEDDMILDIGPQTAAQFAELLKSSKTILWNGPVGVFEFDQFGNGTKVLAQAIAESPAFSIAGGGDTLAAIDKYGVGAQISYISTGGGAFLEFVEGKVLPAVAVLEQRAKA, encoded by the coding sequence ATGACTGTTTTGAAGATGACCGACCTCGACCTCGCCGGTAAGCGCGTGCTGATCCGCGAAGACCTCAACGTCCCGGTGAAAGACGGTGTGGTGAAGAGCGACGCGCGCATCCTCGCCTCCCTGCCGACCATCAAACTGGCCCTGGAGAAGGGCGCGGCAGTCATGGTCTGCTCGCACCTGGGTCGCCCGACCGAGGGCGAATTCAGTGCAGAGAACAGCCTGGCGCCGGTGGCGGCCTACCTGAGCAAGGCCCTCGGTCGTGACGTGCCGCTGGTGGCCGACTACCTCGGCGGCGTCGACGTGCAGCCGGGCCAGGTCGTGCTGTTCGAGAACGTGCGCTTCAACAAGGGCGAGAAGAAGAACGCCGACGAACTGGCACAGCAATACGCCGCCCTGTGCGACGTGTTCGTCATGGACGCCTTCGGTACCGCCCACCGCGCCGAGGGTTCGACCCACGGCGTGGCCAAGTTCGCCAAGGTCGCCGCTGCCGGCCCGCTGCTGGCTGCCGAGCTGGACGCTCTGGGCAAGGCCCTGGGCAACCCGGCCAAGCCGATGGCGGCGATCGTCGCCGGCTCCAAGGTGTCGACCAAGCTCGACGTACTCAACAGCCTGAGCCAGATCTGCGACCAGCTGATCGTCGGTGGCGGCATCGCCAACACCTTTCTCGCCGCCGCCGGTTTCCCGGTCGGCAAATCGCTGTACGAGGCCGACCTGATCGACACCGCCAAGGCCATCGCGGCCAAGGTCAGCGTGCCGCTGCCGGTCGATGTGGTAGTAGCCAAGGCCTTCGCCGAAGACGCCGAAGCCACCGTCAAGCTGGTCGCCGACGTGGCCGAAGACGACATGATCCTCGACATCGGCCCGCAAACTGCTGCGCAGTTCGCCGAGCTGCTGAAGTCGTCGAAGACCATCCTGTGGAACGGTCCGGTCGGCGTGTTCGAATTCGACCAGTTCGGCAACGGCACCAAGGTACTGGCCCAGGCCATCGCCGAAAGCCCGGCCTTCTCCATCGCCGGCGGTGGCGACACCCTGGCCGCCATCGACAAATACGGCGTCGGCGCGCAGATCAGCTATATCTCCACCGGTGGTGGTGCCTTCCTCGAGTTCGTCGAGGGCAAGGTGCTGCCGGCCGTGGCAGTGCTGGAACAACGCGCCAAGGCCTGA
- the fba gene encoding class II fructose-bisphosphate aldolase (catalyzes the reversible aldol condensation of dihydroxyacetonephosphate and glyceraldehyde 3-phosphate in the Calvin cycle, glycolysis, and/or gluconeogenesis): MALISMRQMLDHAAEFGYGVPAFNVNNLEQMRAIMEAADKTDSPVIVQASAGARKYAGAPFLRHLILAAIEEFPHIPVCMHQDHGTSPDVCQRSIQLGFSSVMMDGSLKEDGKTPADYDYNVAVTQQTVAFAHACGVSVEGELGCLGSLETGMAGEEDGVGAEGVLDHSQMLTDPEEAADFVKRTQVDALAIAIGTSHGAYKFTKPPTGDILAIDRIKEIHKRIPNTHLVMHGSSSVPQEWLAIINQYGGDIKETYGVPVEEIVEGIKYGVRKVNIDTDLRLASTGAMRRLMATNPSEFDPRKFFGATVTAMRDICIARYEAFGTAGNASKIKPISLEGMFQRYAKGELTAKVN, from the coding sequence ATGGCACTTATCAGCATGCGCCAGATGCTCGACCACGCCGCCGAATTCGGCTACGGCGTGCCGGCCTTCAACGTCAACAACCTCGAGCAGATGCGCGCGATCATGGAAGCGGCCGACAAGACCGATTCCCCGGTGATCGTCCAGGCTTCCGCCGGCGCCCGCAAATACGCTGGCGCGCCGTTCCTGCGCCACCTGATCCTGGCCGCTATCGAAGAGTTCCCGCATATCCCGGTGTGCATGCACCAGGACCACGGCACCAGCCCGGACGTCTGCCAGCGCTCGATCCAGCTGGGCTTCAGCTCGGTAATGATGGACGGCTCGCTGAAGGAAGACGGCAAGACCCCGGCCGACTACGACTACAACGTCGCCGTCACCCAGCAGACCGTCGCCTTTGCCCACGCCTGCGGCGTATCGGTGGAAGGTGAACTGGGTTGCCTGGGCAGCCTGGAAACCGGCATGGCCGGCGAAGAAGACGGCGTTGGCGCCGAAGGCGTGCTCGATCACAGCCAGATGCTGACCGACCCGGAAGAAGCCGCCGACTTCGTCAAGCGCACCCAGGTCGATGCCCTGGCCATCGCCATCGGCACCAGCCACGGCGCCTACAAGTTCACCAAGCCGCCGACCGGTGACATCCTCGCCATCGACCGCATCAAGGAAATCCACAAGCGCATCCCCAACACCCACCTGGTGATGCACGGCTCTTCCTCGGTACCGCAGGAGTGGCTGGCGATCATCAACCAGTACGGCGGCGACATCAAAGAAACCTACGGCGTGCCGGTCGAAGAAATCGTCGAAGGCATCAAGTACGGCGTGCGCAAGGTCAACATCGACACCGACCTGCGCCTGGCGTCCACCGGTGCCATGCGCCGCCTGATGGCCACCAACCCGAGCGAGTTCGACCCGCGCAAGTTCTTCGGCGCCACCGTCACCGCCATGCGCGACATCTGCATCGCCCGCTACGAAGCCTTCGGCACCGCCGGCAATGCCTCGAAGATCAAGCCGATCTCCCTGGAAGGCATGTTCCAGCGCTATGCCAAGGGCGAGCTGACCGCCAAGGTCAACTAA
- a CDS encoding methyl-accepting chemotaxis protein, with protein MIADVTQASAVIAEELGQLQQQSRHTNEVLTRHASETDQAVTAITEMSSTADTVAQSATETASFTRDANDKAEQSRVVVAEASTSVLALVDEVESATARVQEMQQDAQRINDVLGVIGEIAGQTNLLALNAAIEAARAGEQGRGFAVVADEVRALAGRTQQSTSEINEMLSKLQQGVSSAVQAMEKTKASCQATADKTSRVNVGLDDMASSVGRIHDLSAQIATAAEEQSAVTEEINQNMVAIRHMVDDLVSSGQQADKSTDALLASNRRLVELVNRFKVR; from the coding sequence ATGATCGCCGATGTCACCCAGGCTTCCGCGGTGATCGCCGAAGAACTTGGGCAACTGCAGCAGCAGTCGCGCCACACCAACGAAGTGCTGACCCGCCACGCCTCGGAAACCGATCAGGCGGTGACGGCCATCACCGAGATGAGCTCCACCGCCGACACCGTGGCACAGAGCGCGACCGAGACCGCCAGCTTCACCCGCGATGCCAACGACAAGGCCGAACAGTCCCGTGTGGTAGTGGCCGAAGCCTCGACCAGCGTGCTGGCCCTGGTCGACGAGGTGGAAAGCGCCACCGCGCGCGTGCAGGAGATGCAGCAGGACGCCCAGCGCATCAACGATGTGCTCGGCGTGATCGGCGAAATTGCCGGGCAGACCAACCTGCTGGCGCTCAACGCCGCCATCGAGGCGGCGCGTGCCGGTGAGCAGGGCCGTGGCTTTGCCGTGGTCGCCGACGAGGTGCGTGCCCTGGCCGGGCGCACCCAGCAGAGCACCTCGGAAATCAACGAGATGCTCAGCAAGCTGCAGCAGGGCGTCAGCTCGGCGGTGCAGGCCATGGAGAAGACCAAGGCCAGCTGCCAGGCCACGGCGGACAAGACCTCGCGGGTCAACGTCGGCCTCGACGACATGGCCTCTTCGGTGGGGCGCATCCATGACCTCAGCGCGCAGATCGCCACGGCTGCCGAGGAGCAGAGCGCGGTGACCGAGGAGATCAACCAGAACATGGTTGCCATCCGCCACATGGTCGATGACCTGGTCAGCAGCGGGCAGCAGGCGGACAAGAGCACCGACGCGCTGCTCGCCTCCAACCGCCGCCTGGTCGAGCTGGTCAACCGCTTCAAGGTGCGCTGA
- a CDS encoding YgjP-like metallopeptidase domain-containing protein, with protein MTALRYLQAYPMHLQQQVMQMIADGRLGDYLDTRYPARHQIQSDKALYAYTLGLKQEHLRNAPNIDKVLYDNRLDLTHRALGLHTAVSRVQGGKLKAKKEIRVAALFKEAAPEFLQMIVVHELAHLKEVDHNKAFYKLCEYMLPGYHQLEFDLRVYLTWRELVAPN; from the coding sequence ATGACCGCGCTCAGATACCTCCAGGCCTACCCGATGCACCTGCAGCAGCAGGTGATGCAGATGATCGCCGACGGCCGTCTCGGTGATTACCTGGACACGCGCTATCCGGCGCGCCACCAGATCCAGAGCGACAAGGCCCTGTATGCCTACACCCTGGGGCTCAAGCAGGAGCACCTGCGTAACGCGCCGAACATCGACAAGGTGCTCTACGACAACCGCCTCGACCTGACCCACCGCGCTCTTGGCCTGCACACGGCGGTATCGCGGGTGCAGGGCGGCAAGCTCAAGGCGAAGAAGGAGATCCGTGTGGCCGCGCTGTTCAAGGAGGCGGCGCCGGAATTCCTGCAGATGATCGTGGTGCACGAGCTGGCGCACCTGAAGGAAGTCGACCACAACAAGGCCTTCTACAAGCTCTGCGAATACATGCTGCCGGGCTACCACCAGCTGGAATTCGACCTGCGCGTGTACCTGACCTGGCGCGAATTGGTTGCACCGAACTGA
- a CDS encoding cyclic nucleotide-binding domain-containing protein — protein MSSSTLSIEQLSSFSPMDFLTPHYRQQLHASLTYLQRPAGTLLLQKGERSLAQYYLLSGKVAVDAGPAKQTFEGGSPQAHMPLNGAQPNPATVKALTDVSLFAVEHQLLERLLGWSQEAAYQVDSLGGGMQVDEDDGEDWLARLLGTPLFGRLAPSHLHALLARFEYVEAKAGDNVVSYGEPGEHFYVIKRGRARISLPPAYREQPALSLESGDFFGEEALVSGSVRSASVTMLEDGELARLHRDDFVELVRPTLIPRISGKELEKIGQQAGRKYLLLDVRLAVEYRLGHLPESFNLPVANLRTHADSLDRGTCYVVTPEGGIRSELAVHLLNQLGFDAYLLGEASSAAA, from the coding sequence ATGAGTAGTTCAACGCTCAGCATCGAACAGCTGAGCAGCTTCAGTCCGATGGACTTCCTCACCCCGCATTACCGCCAGCAGCTGCATGCCAGCCTGACATACCTGCAGCGCCCGGCCGGTACCCTGCTATTGCAGAAGGGTGAGCGCTCGCTGGCGCAGTACTACCTGCTCAGCGGCAAGGTGGCGGTGGATGCCGGTCCGGCCAAGCAGACCTTCGAAGGCGGTTCGCCGCAGGCGCACATGCCGCTCAACGGGGCTCAGCCCAATCCGGCCACGGTCAAGGCACTGACCGATGTCAGCCTGTTCGCCGTCGAGCACCAGTTGCTCGAGCGCCTGCTTGGCTGGAGCCAGGAAGCCGCCTATCAGGTCGACAGCCTGGGCGGTGGCATGCAGGTGGATGAGGATGACGGCGAGGACTGGCTGGCGCGTTTGCTCGGTACTCCACTGTTCGGCCGCCTGGCGCCCTCGCACCTGCATGCCCTGCTGGCGCGTTTCGAGTATGTCGAGGCCAAGGCCGGTGACAACGTGGTCAGCTACGGTGAGCCGGGCGAGCACTTCTACGTGATCAAGCGCGGGCGCGCGCGTATCAGCCTGCCACCGGCTTACCGCGAACAGCCGGCGCTGAGCCTGGAGAGCGGTGACTTCTTCGGCGAGGAGGCGCTGGTCAGTGGCTCGGTGCGTTCGGCCAGCGTGACCATGCTCGAAGATGGCGAGCTGGCGCGCTTGCACCGTGACGACTTCGTCGAGCTGGTGCGACCGACCCTGATCCCGCGGATCAGCGGCAAGGAGCTGGAAAAGATCGGCCAACAGGCCGGGCGCAAGTACCTGCTGCTCGATGTGCGCCTGGCTGTCGAGTACCGCCTGGGCCATCTGCCGGAGAGCTTCAACCTGCCGGTGGCCAACCTGCGCACCCACGCCGACAGCCTCGATCGTGGCACCTGCTATGTGGTCACCCCGGAAGGCGGCATCCGCAGCGAACTGGCCGTGCACCTGCTCAACCAGCTCGGCTTCGACGCCTACCTGCTGGGCGAGGCTTCATCGGCTGCGGCCTGA
- a CDS encoding transcription elongation factor GreAB translates to MDKTLLQQQVCEHLEADLAMAVRAAQTAHEAATHEENIAENKYDTLGLEASYLAAGQARRVEEIRQALHAWRTLQMRDFDEEQGIQLGALVLLQTADGRRQCLLLGPDGAGLKLPSAWGEVMLITPRAPLGQQLLGLGVGDEVSSGPQRWQILQAV, encoded by the coding sequence ATGGACAAGACCCTTCTGCAACAACAGGTGTGCGAGCACCTGGAGGCCGATCTGGCCATGGCCGTGCGCGCAGCGCAAACCGCCCACGAAGCAGCCACCCACGAAGAAAATATCGCCGAGAACAAGTACGACACCCTCGGCCTGGAGGCCTCCTACCTGGCTGCCGGGCAGGCGCGGCGGGTGGAGGAGATTCGCCAGGCACTGCACGCCTGGCGAACCCTGCAGATGCGCGACTTCGACGAGGAACAGGGCATTCAGCTCGGCGCCCTGGTGTTGCTGCAGACGGCCGACGGGCGGCGCCAGTGCCTGCTGCTCGGCCCGGATGGCGCCGGCCTGAAACTACCGAGCGCATGGGGCGAGGTCATGCTGATCACCCCGCGCGCACCGCTCGGGCAGCAACTGCTGGGGCTCGGCGTGGGGGACGAGGTAAGCAGCGGCCCGCAGCGTTGGCAGATCCTGCAGGCCGTCTGA
- a CDS encoding substrate-binding periplasmic protein — translation MRTLRCCLLCLMFCYAGLGLAAEPLQLYTEEYPPLNFSQAGKPAGLGVEVVEEILRRTGQQARISVVPWARGYQAAQTEPNTGLFVAMRTEEREQLFKWVGPLTVVATSFYALKGSGLTISSLEDASKVGTIAVPRQWYSYQTLEAKGLPNLYGVIGPRQMMTMLRHRRVPVVVADNVTLVSLLALGELKPEDVEPLHSFLHSYAYIAFSPSTDDALIAQWQATLNAMKADGSFATIYQRWLPGQEMPD, via the coding sequence ATGCGCACTCTTCGCTGCTGCCTGCTGTGCCTGATGTTCTGCTACGCCGGCCTGGGGTTGGCGGCCGAGCCCCTGCAGCTGTACACCGAGGAGTACCCGCCGCTGAATTTCAGCCAGGCGGGCAAGCCTGCCGGGCTCGGTGTTGAGGTGGTGGAGGAAATCCTCCGGCGCACCGGGCAACAGGCGCGTATCAGCGTGGTGCCCTGGGCGCGTGGCTACCAGGCGGCGCAAACCGAGCCGAATACCGGGCTGTTCGTCGCCATGCGTACCGAGGAGCGCGAGCAGCTGTTCAAGTGGGTCGGCCCGCTGACCGTGGTCGCCACCAGTTTCTATGCCCTCAAGGGTTCCGGCTTGACCATCTCCAGCCTGGAAGACGCCAGCAAGGTCGGCACCATCGCCGTGCCGCGCCAGTGGTACAGCTACCAGACGCTTGAAGCCAAGGGCCTGCCCAACCTCTACGGAGTGATCGGGCCGAGGCAAATGATGACCATGCTGCGCCATCGGCGGGTGCCGGTGGTGGTGGCGGACAACGTCACCCTGGTCAGCCTGCTCGCCCTGGGCGAACTCAAGCCGGAGGATGTCGAACCCTTGCACAGTTTTCTGCATAGCTATGCCTACATCGCCTTCTCACCATCGACCGACGATGCGCTGATTGCGCAGTGGCAGGCGACACTGAATGCGATG